The segment AAGACTAATAATCAGAAAGTGAGTAAAATCACCATTGCTAATGTATGTTTCATTGTTCTAACAGAATGTGTACATGTGAGAGACTATATGAGAGTACCGAAGGTTGCCAATCTGGAGAAATCTTTACCAAGACACCACATCTGACAAACATCTTCCCTGGTCCAAAAGTTGAGCTTGAGGAAAATGACAGGATACAGTATAAATGTGAACAGACCTGGACAACATTGTATTCTGTCACAAGTATTCAAACCTATACGCAAAGCCTCAACATGAGTGGGCCTTATAATGTATGCGGCACATCCTTCGGTTTTCCTAGCTCATTTGGAAGATATCAAGAAATTCCTGTTGGAGAAATGTATtatgaacagaaggaaaagaactgtGTTTCTGTTAAATCATTTTACACATATGAAAGGAATGACAAAGCAGCAATCGATAATGACCGAAAACCATTTCATAGACCCCAGAGTTCTTTTGGTTCCTGTGAAAGTCATGGAAGAATTAATACAAGAAAAAGGTCCTATGAATGCAAACTATGTAGTAAATCTTTCATGTATCCTTCTTTACTTCAAAAACATGAAATAACCCATTCCCGTGAAAAACCCTACAGATGCCTACAATGTGGGAAAGCTTTCAGAAATCTCAGTTCTCTTCAGAAGCATAACATAGTTCATACTGAGGAAAAGCCTTATAAATGTCCTTATTGTAATAAAGTGTTTATCTGTCAGGGATCACTTCAGTCACATATAAGAGTTCATACTGGGGAAAAGCCTTATGAGTGTAAACAGTGTGGTAAAGCTTTCAGAGTTAACAGTTCCTTTTGGCGGCATAAAAAAGTTCATACTGGGGAaaagccctatgaatgtaaaCAGTGTGGTAAGTCCTTCATTTATCCTTCTTTACTTCAAACCCATGAAAGAACTCACAGTGCAGAAAAACCCTATAACTGTAaacagtgtggtaaagcctttaaaTCTCACAGTTCCCTTCGAGTCCATGAAAGAAACCATACTGGGGAaaagccctatgaatgtaagcAATGTGGCAGATCCTTTATTTACCCCTGCTTACTCCAGATCCATGAAAGAACTCACAGTGGTGTCAAACCCTATGGATGTAAGCAGTGTGGGAAAGCGTTCAGACGCCTCAGTGACCTTCGAgtacatgaaagaattcatactggagaaaaaccttatgaatgtaaacAGTGCATTAAATCTTTTATTAATCGGTATTTACTTAAGATGCATCAAAAGTCTCATACTGGTGAGAAACCCTATAAATGTAAGATGTGCAGTAAAGCCTTCATTTATCCTTCCTTACTTAAACTGCATGAAAGATCTCACACTGGGGAAAAACCCTATCCATGTAaacaatgtgataaagccttcaTTTTCCCCTCTTTACTTAAAATGCATGAAAGAACTCACACTGGGGAAAAGCCTTATGCTTGTAAACAGTGCGGTGAAGCCTTCAAAAGCTACAATTCCCTTCAGAGACATAAAAGAATTCATACTAATGTAAAGCCTTACGAATGTAAACATTGTAGCAAAACCTTCATATGTCAGAGATCCCTTCAGTTACATAATAGAActcatactggagaaaaaccatATAAATGTGAAGAGTGTGGTAACTCCTTCAGATACCACAATTCCCTTCAAAGACATAGAATAATTCATACTGGGAAAAATCTCTATGAATGTAAACAGTGTGATAGGTCCTTCATTTATCCGTATTTACTCCAAATACATGACAGAACTCACTCTGGGGgaaaaccctatgaatgtaaacAGTGTGGTAAGTCCTATATTTATCCTTCTTTACTACGAATACATGAAAGAACTCACAGTGCGGAAAAACCCTATAACTGTAaacagtgtggtaaagcctttaaaTCTCACAGTTCCCTTCGAGTTCATGAGAGAAACCATACTGGGGAAAAGCCATATGAATGTAAGCAATGTGGCAGGTCCTTTATTTACCCCTGCTTACTCCAgatccatgaaagaattcacaGTGGTGTGAAGCCTTACGAATGCAAacagtgtgggaaagcctttagGGGTCACAGTTCCTTTCGGATTCATAAGAAACTTCACAGTGGGgaaaaaccctatgaatgtaaacAGTGTGGTAAGTGCTTCGTTTATCCATCCTTACTTCGAATGCACGAACGAACTCATAGTAGTGAAAAGCCCTATGATTGTAAGCAGTGTGGTAAGGCCTTTAAATCTCGTAGTTCCCTCCGAGAACATGAAAGAAACCACATTGAGGAAAAATCCTATCAGTGTCAACAGTGTGGTAAAATCTTCAGGCGTTACAGTTCATTTCAAAACCATAAACAAATCCATGCTATAGAAAAACTCAATGAATGTAAACAATGTGGTAAGATCTTCATTTatccttcttttcttcagagGCATGAAAGAACTCACATTTGTGAAAGAACCCTATATATGTAAACAATGTGATTAAAGCTTTACCATATTACAATTCTTTTAGGAGAGATAAATTTCATTCTGAGGGGGTGTGTAGATATGAATAATGTAATAAAGCCATTTTTACAGTCGTCTTCAACTGCAGAGAAAAATTCATATGTAACAATTGGAGTATGTGAGAAAGCCTTCTGAAAGTAACCATCCCCTTCAAATGTATGGAATAACTCATAATGAAGTAGAACCATGTTCCCTATGACATTAAAAATTGTCATGTTAGAAGGGAATCCTGTAAATATAAACAATGTGAAAACTCATGTAGTGaaaattttggaatttttttaaaaaaaatataagaatatgttttcatttttctttcaggtATAGAGTGTGGGACTGCTTCACATTCACAGTAGCTGATTATGctttgccttgtgctctagcagaggtgtgattttgccagttgcagatagtttctgtgactctgtgacatttggaattctgggaacttttcagagggtgtatAAATGCTGGTACCCCAAGGGGCAGGGCAGTTGGTGGTGGGTTGCTGGGTGGTTGCTGGTTGCTCTTGGTCACTATTTGTTAATTAGAGTAATCTTATGCAAAGAAACAAGAAGCAGTTAGAGatcctgacagcaaagatcaaacttgttCCCAGGAACTGgacacccctaatcagcaggaagtagtctgaCAATGACATTACCCCCTCtcccctctatccttctttctctcctacctagtgttaggTGGTTGAAAGGGTCTCATGGAGAAGGGTAGAAAAAAGAAGATCCCACAAAGTAGCATAAGCCAGCTGTAAGTGGTGCCCAGATGTGGGGCTAGGCAGAATGGGTAGTTTGATTTCAAATGCCCTAGAGTAAACAGCACGAACAaaggaatagatttttttttttgagacaccaGCAAAAATTTATTGTGGATGCTTCCACTGGGATAGGTCTTGCTCTGCTCCCAGAGatgattttctgttttgttttgttttttcttcgtCCTATATTCTGTTTCAGAAAAGCTTAGAATGACTGGAAAAACTGCAGCTGGAAATGGAGGAACCCAGAAAACAATAAATGGCCGACATGGAAAAGCAAAAGGGTTCACTCTGCTCTATCTTTTCTGAAAGGGTTGCAAAGATGGCTGTGCAACTGGAAAAAATGTAGGTGGAAGTGCAAAAGAGGAGAGGAGCACcagaaaagggaggggaaaaaaggcCCAATCCCAGAGACTAAACACTGGAGTAGGTGTTtcccagaggaagaaagaaaggaactgcCAGAGGGCAGTTAGGTAGGAGAAAAGGTAACCAGCAAGAGAATCTGATGAAACCGCCCATTGTAAGAGAAAGGGTTCATCTCAAATGTGGCCCCAGGTTTTGAAATCACCATCAGATTTCCCAGAAGCCATACAGCATATGCCTTCTAATTGGGGAGGAACAAGGTTATGGCAAGATAGGATGGAGTCCTATAGAAATGATAAATCTAAGGCATTTTAAAGAGGCTGTGATTTCAAATGGGATGGACTTAACCTTATATAAAACAGAATAGAATTATTCTCCAAGACTGTAAAGGGTGGCTGACAGCTGTACTAGAGGTCAGTTCACAGTCACAATATTTAACATGGTGGATGGAAAGAGCTGTGAATATTGAACAGTGAAATAAAGTGAGGGGAATGAATATAATCAAAGACCAGTTTCTGGGTGAAGAGCAGTACACTAATATGAAAGAACAAATTCAAAAAATGACTACTAGACAACAATGATGTTTACTGGCCCTAGGGGCTTGGGTTAGAATTCCAATACTAGGCTCTGAAGAAGccttcactgatttttttctctttttttttttccccatctttattaaattgggtatttcttatttacatttccaatattattccctttcccggtttccaggccaacatccccataagccgtcctctttcccttctatagggatgttcccctccccatgctcccccacattaccaccctccccacaacaatcccattcactggggatccagccttggcaggaccaagggcttccccttccactggtgcccttactaggctattcattattacctatgaggttagagtccagagtcagtccatgtatagtctttgggtagtggcttagtccctggaagctctggttggttggcattgttgttcatatggggtcgcaagcccctttagctctttcagtcctttctctgattccttcaatgggcgtcccgttctcagttcagtggtttgctgctggcattcgcctatgtatttgccgtattctggctgtgtctctcaggagagatctacatctggttcctgtcagccttcacttctttgcttcatccatcttatctagtttggtggctgtatatgtatgggcaacatgtggggcaggttctgaatgggtgttccttcagtctctgttctaaactttgcctctgtatcccctcccaagggtattcttgttccccttttaaaggagtgaagcatccacattttggtcatccttcttgaatttcatgtgtcctgtgcatatagggtaattcaagcatttgggctaatatccacttatcaatgagtgcataccatgtgtgtttttctgagattcggttacctcactcaggatgatattttccagttccatccatttgcctatgaatttcataaagtcattgtttttgatggctgagtagtattccattgtgtaaatgtaccacattttctgtatccattcctctgttgaagggcatccgggttctttccagcttctgactattataaataagactgctatgaacataggggagcatgtgtctttgttatttgttggggcatcttttgggtatatgcccaagagaggtatacctgggtcctccgGTCgatcaatgtccagttttctgaggaacatccagactgatttccagaatggttgtaccagtctgcaatcccaccaacaatggaagactgttcctctttctccacatccttgccagcatctgctgtcacctgagttttggatcttagccattctgactggtgtgaggtggaatctcaggattgttttgatttgcatttcccttatgactaaagatgttgaacatttctttaggtgcttctcagccatttgatattcctcagctgtgaattctttgtttagctctgaaccccatttttaatagggttctttgtctcctTACAGTCtagcttcatgagttctttatatattttggatataagccctctatctgttgtaggattggtacagatctttttccaatatgttggttgccattttgtatgaacgacagtgtcctttgccttaccaaaGTTTGTAGcgttatgagatcccatttttcaatttttgattttAGAGCGTAatcccttggtgttttgttcaggaaattttctccagtgcccatgtgttcgagattctttggtactctttcttctattaatttgagtgtatctggtttgatgtggaggtctttgatccacttggacttaagctttgtacagggtgataagcatggattgatctgcattcctctacatgctaacctccagttaaaccagcaccatttgctgaaaatgctatcttttttccattggatggttttggctcctttgtaaaaaatcaagtaaccataggtgtctgggttcatttctcggtcttcaattctattccactggtctatctgtctgtctctgtaccaataccatgcagtttttatcactattgctctgtaatactgcttgagttcagggatagtgattcagccagaagtccttttattgtttagtatagttttagctatcctgggatttttaatattccagatgaatttgcaaattgttctgactaactctatgaagaattgtattggggttttgatggggattgcattgaatctctagatcgcttttggtaaaatgcctatttttactatattaaccctacCAATCCACgggcatgggagatcattccatcttctgagatcttcttcaatttctttcttcagagacttgaagttcttatcatacagatctttcacttgcttggttaaagtcacaccgaggtattttatattatttgggactattatgaagggtgttgtttcactaatttctttctcggcttgtttctcttttgtgtagaggaaggctactgatttatttgagttaattttatagccagccactttgctgaagctgtttatcaggtttagtagttccctggtggaacttttgggatcacttaaatatactaccgtgtcatctgcaaatattgatattttgacttcttcctttccaatcagtatccctttgatctccttttgttgtctggttgctctggctacgactttgagaactatattgaacaagtagtgagagagtgggcagccatgtctaatccctgattttagtgggattgtttcaagtttctctccatttagtttaatgttagctactggtttgctatatatggcttttactatgtttaagtatgagctttgaattcctgttctttccaggacttttatcatgaaggggtgttgaattttgtaaaatgctttctcagcatctaatgaaattatcatgtggtttttatctttcagttgtttatgtagtggattgcatttctgtatattaaaccatccgtgcatacctggaatgaagcctacttgttcatgatggatgattgttttgatgtgctcttggattcagtttgcaagaattctattgagtatttttgcgtcagtatttataagggaaattggtctgaagttctctttctttgttgggtctttgtgtgatttagatatatgagtaattgtgacttcatagaaggaatttggtagcgctccatctgtttcaactttgtgaaatagtttggatggtattggtatgaggtctgctatgaaggtctgatagcattctgcactgaacccatctggaactgggctctttttggt is part of the Rattus norvegicus strain BN/NHsdMcwi chromosome 1, GRCr8, whole genome shotgun sequence genome and harbors:
- the Zfp788 gene encoding zinc finger protein 788 yields the protein MLETYSNLACVGNEWEEQSMEEQHRNPRRSQRMCTCERLYESTEGCQSGEIFTKTPHLTNIFPGPKVELEENDRIQYKCEQTWTTLYSVTSIQTYTQSLNMSGPYNVCGTSFGFPSSFGRYQEIPVGEMYYEQKEKNCVSVKSFYTYERNDKAAIDNDRKPFHRPQSSFGSCESHGRINTRKRSYECKLCSKSFMYPSLLQKHEITHSREKPYRCLQCGKAFRNLSSLQKHNIVHTEEKPYKCPYCNKVFICQGSLQSHIRVHTGEKPYECKQCGKAFRVNSSFWRHKKVHTGEKPYECKQCGKSFIYPSLLQTHERTHSAEKPYNCKQCGKAFKSHSSLRVHERNHTGEKPYECKQCGRSFIYPCLLQIHERTHSGVKPYGCKQCGKAFRRLSDLRVHERIHTGEKPYECKQCIKSFINRYLLKMHQKSHTGEKPYKCKMCSKAFIYPSLLKLHERSHTGEKPYPCKQCDKAFIFPSLLKMHERTHTGEKPYACKQCGEAFKSYNSLQRHKRIHTNVKPYECKHCSKTFICQRSLQLHNRTHTGEKPYKCEECGNSFRYHNSLQRHRIIHTGKNLYECKQCDRSFIYPYLLQIHDRTHSGGKPYECKQCGKSYIYPSLLRIHERTHSAEKPYNCKQCGKAFKSHSSLRVHERNHTGEKPYECKQCGRSFIYPCLLQIHERIHSGVKPYECKQCGKAFRGHSSFRIHKKLHSGEKPYECKQCGKCFVYPSLLRMHERTHSSEKPYDCKQCGKAFKSRSSLREHERNHIEEKSYQCQQCGKIFRRYSSFQNHKQIHAIEKLNECKQCGKIFIYPSFLQRHERTHICERTLYM
- the Zfp788 gene encoding zinc finger protein 788 isoform X1 — encoded protein: MDLVVFEDVAVNFTEEEWALLDSSQKHLYRDVMLETYSNLACVGNEWEEQSMEEQHRNPRRSQRMCTCERLYESTEGCQSGEIFTKTPHLTNIFPGPKVELEENDRIQYKCEQTWTTLYSVTSIQTYTQSLNMSGPYNVCGTSFGFPSSFGRYQEIPVGEMYYEQKEKNCVSVKSFYTYERNDKAAIDNDRKPFHRPQSSFGSCESHGRINTRKRSYECKLCSKSFMYPSLLQKHEITHSREKPYRCLQCGKAFRNLSSLQKHNIVHTEEKPYKCPYCNKVFICQGSLQSHIRVHTGEKPYECKQCGKAFRVNSSFWRHKKVHTGEKPYECKQCGKSFIYPSLLQTHERTHSAEKPYNCKQCGKAFKSHSSLRVHERNHTGEKPYECKQCGRSFIYPCLLQIHERTHSGVKPYGCKQCGKAFRRLSDLRVHERIHTGEKPYECKQCIKSFINRYLLKMHQKSHTGEKPYKCKMCSKAFIYPSLLKLHERSHTGEKPYPCKQCDKAFIFPSLLKMHERTHTGEKPYACKQCGEAFKSYNSLQRHKRIHTNVKPYECKHCSKTFICQRSLQLHNRTHTGEKPYKCEECGNSFRYHNSLQRHRIIHTGKNLYECKQCDRSFIYPYLLQIHDRTHSGGKPYECKQCGKSYIYPSLLRIHERTHSAEKPYNCKQCGKAFKSHSSLRVHERNHTGEKPYECKQCGRSFIYPCLLQIHERIHSGVKPYECKQCGKAFRGHSSFRIHKKLHSGEKPYECKQCGKCFVYPSLLRMHERTHSSEKPYDCKQCGKAFKSRSSLREHERNHIEEKSYQCQQCGKIFRRYSSFQNHKQIHAIEKLNECKQCGKIFIYPSFLQRHERTHICERTLYM